Below is a genomic region from Caballeronia sp. SBC1.
ATGCAGGCCGAGAGCAGCGTGGGCGCGTGCGCTGGCGAATTCACACTCGCCCGTGCGATCCGTTTCGCGGTCGATGCCGGCGTGGACGCTGCGCGTGCCGCTGGTTTGATCGTTGCACGCCCGACGCCTGTACAAGTGGCCGAGGTCGGCGAGGCCCCGCTCATGCCGTTGTGGCTGGTCGGTGGCCGCGAGTTGGCGACACGGGGTCCTAAGCAATTTATCGATTACCAAAACGACGTGTCGGCCGCCGATATTTTCCTCGCCGCGCGTGAGGGTTTTGAGTCGGTCGAGCATGTGAAGCGCTACACGGCGATGGGCTTCGGCACGGATCAGGGCAAGCTCGGCAACATCAACGGCATGGCGATTCTTGCTCAGGCGCTGAACAAGACGATCCCCGAAACGGGCACCACGACGTTCCGTCCGAACTACACGCCGGTCACATTCGGCACCTTCGCCGGCCGCGAACTGGGTGAGTTCCTCGATCCGGTCCGCAAGACTGCCGTGCACGAATGGCATGTGGAAAACGGGGCGGCATTCGAGGACGTCGGCAACTGGAAACGGCCGTGGTACTACCCGAAGAACGGCGAGGACTTGCATGCCGCAGTCGCGCGCGAGTCGCTGGCGACGCGCACGAGCGTTGGTATTCTCGATGCATCGACGCTCGGCAAGATCGACATCCAGGGTCCGGATGCCGCGAAGCTGCTCAACTGGGTCTACACGAACCCGTGGAGCAAGCTGGAAGTAGGTAAGTGCCGATACGGCCTGATGCTCGACGAAAACGGCATGATCTTCGATGACGGCGTGACGGTGCGCTTGGCCGACCAGCACTACATGATGACGACCACGACCGGCGGCGCGGCGCGCGTGCTGACATGGCTTGAACGCTGGCTGCAAACGGAGTGGCCTGACATGCGGGTGCGGTTGGCATCGGTGACGGATCACTGGGCGACGTTTGCGGTCGTCGGTCCGAATAGCCGCAAGGTATTGCAGAAGGTCTGCCGCGATATCGACTTTGCGAACGCTGCGTTTCCGTTCATGAGTTATCGCGAGGGGACAGTAGCGGGCGCGGCGTCGCGTGTGATGCGGATCAGTTTCTCAGGCGAACTTGCTTACGAGGTCAACGTGCCGGCGAATGTTGGACGTGCCGTGTGGGAGGCGCTGATGGCCGCCGGCGCCGAGTTCGATATCACGCCGTACGGCACGGAAACCATGCACGTGCTGCGGGCGGAGAAGGGTTACATCATCGTCGGGCAGGATACCGATGGTTCGATGACACCGTACGATCTTGGTATGGGCGGGCTCGTTGCGAAGTCGAAGGACTTCCTCGGCAAGCGTTCGCTGACGCGCTCGGATACGGCGAAGGCAGGGCGCAAGCAACTCGTCGGCTTGCTGGCTGAAGATGCGTCGTTCGTGATTCCCGAAGGCTCGCAGATCGTGCCGGGTCCGTTCACGGGCGACACAGCGCCGATGCTCGGTCACGTCACATCCAGCTATTTCAGCCCTATTTTAAAGCGCTCGATCGCGATGGCCGTCATCAAGGGCGGTCTCGACAAGATCGGCGAGTCGGTGATGATTCCGCTCGCGGGCGGCAAACAGATGCCGGCAAAAATCACCAGCTCGGTGTTCTACGACAGCGAAGGAGCACGTCAACATGTGGAATGACAACAGAAGCAACCAGACGGTCGTGGATCGTGCAATCGGGCAGGGTGTGTGGCAAGAATCGCCGCTGGTAGGGGTGGATGGATTGCTGAAAAAACATCAGGTGAGTGCATCGAAGGCGTTTCGTCTTGTCGAGCGGCCGTTCCTGGAACTGGTCAATCTGCGTGGTGACCTGCGCGATGCCGCGTTCGTTGCGGCGGTGGAAAGTGTGATTGGCTGCAAGCCGCCCGAGAAGCCGAATACGACGGCGACGGGCAACGGCTACGACCTGATGTGGCTCGGCCCCGACGAGTGGCTGGTGCGCTCGACCGCCGCGCATTCCGCAACGCAGGCGGCTCCAATGGAAGCCAAGTTGCGCGAGGCGTTCAAGGGTCTGTATGCGGCCGCCGTCGATATCGGCAGCGGTTACACCGTGCTTGAAATCAGCGGCACGCGCACGCGTGATGTTCTCGCGCGCGGTTGTCCGCTCGATCTGCATCCGCGTTTGTTCGGTGTCGGCCAGTGCGCGCAGAGCCATTATTTCAAGGCCTCAGTGACGGTGTTGCCGACCGGAGACGACAGCTTCGACCTAGTGATCCGCCGCAGCTTCGCGGACTACTTCGTGAAGATGATGCTTGATGCGGCCGAACCGCTGATGTCGTGAAACCCTACGAACCATTCGGAACATTAAGCCCGGGCGGACGCGGCTGGCGCATAGTTGTCGATGAGCTCGTGGTGCTGACGCGCATCGGCTTGCATGCTCAGGAGCATCTGGCGCCGCAGCCTGTTGCCATCGATGCGAGCCTGCATTACCGGGGCGTGCCGGCCGAGGAGAACGCGCACGAGCTGATCGATTACGAGGCTTGGTGCGCGGGGGTGTCGGACTA
It encodes:
- a CDS encoding sarcosine oxidase subunit alpha family protein; amino-acid sequence: MSQKDRLATGGRINRAIALTFTFNGKTYQGHQGDTLASALLANGVHFVARSWKYHRPRGIVTADVAEPNAVVQLETGAYTVPNARATEIELYQGLVATSVNAKPSIENDRMAVNQKIARFIPAGFYYKTFMWPRKFWPKYEEVIRDAAGLGKAPEHLDADRYDKCFAHCDVLVVGAGPSGLAAAHAAGLSGARVILVDDQPELGGSLLSYRTEIDGAPGLKWAQKIEAELRKMPEVKILCRSTAFGYQDHNLVTITQRLTEHLPVSMRKGTRELLWKVRAKRVILATGAQERPIVFGNNDLPGVMLASAVSSYLHRYAVLPGRNAVVFTNNDSGYQCALDLKAAGAQVTVVDPRLADNKGALQTQAKRYGVKVLNGSVVTVAHGKLRVASVEVSAYSNGTVGVKQADLSCDLLAVSGGWSPILHLFAQSGGKAHWHDEKLCFVPGKAMQAESSVGACAGEFTLARAIRFAVDAGVDAARAAGLIVARPTPVQVAEVGEAPLMPLWLVGGRELATRGPKQFIDYQNDVSAADIFLAAREGFESVEHVKRYTAMGFGTDQGKLGNINGMAILAQALNKTIPETGTTTFRPNYTPVTFGTFAGRELGEFLDPVRKTAVHEWHVENGAAFEDVGNWKRPWYYPKNGEDLHAAVARESLATRTSVGILDASTLGKIDIQGPDAAKLLNWVYTNPWSKLEVGKCRYGLMLDENGMIFDDGVTVRLADQHYMMTTTTGGAARVLTWLERWLQTEWPDMRVRLASVTDHWATFAVVGPNSRKVLQKVCRDIDFANAAFPFMSYREGTVAGAASRVMRISFSGELAYEVNVPANVGRAVWEALMAAGAEFDITPYGTETMHVLRAEKGYIIVGQDTDGSMTPYDLGMGGLVAKSKDFLGKRSLTRSDTAKAGRKQLVGLLAEDASFVIPEGSQIVPGPFTGDTAPMLGHVTSSYFSPILKRSIAMAVIKGGLDKIGESVMIPLAGGKQMPAKITSSVFYDSEGARQHVE
- a CDS encoding sarcosine oxidase subunit gamma, translated to MWNDNRSNQTVVDRAIGQGVWQESPLVGVDGLLKKHQVSASKAFRLVERPFLELVNLRGDLRDAAFVAAVESVIGCKPPEKPNTTATGNGYDLMWLGPDEWLVRSTAAHSATQAAPMEAKLREAFKGLYAAAVDIGSGYTVLEISGTRTRDVLARGCPLDLHPRLFGVGQCAQSHYFKASVTVLPTGDDSFDLVIRRSFADYFVKMMLDAAEPLMS